A genomic window from Salvelinus alpinus chromosome 10, SLU_Salpinus.1, whole genome shotgun sequence includes:
- the hhatlb gene encoding hedgehog acyltransferase like, b isoform X2, producing MTFDKFYAQVNTMTFDKFYAQVNIMTFDKFYAQVNTMTFDKFYAQVNIMTFDKFYAQVNTMTFDKFYAQVNTMTFDKFYAQVNIMTFDKFYAQVNTMTFDKFYAQVNIMTFDKFYAQVNTMTFNKFYAQVNIMTFDKFYAQANKADLTRKEGAIWNISLQGLVHLGAILTVDILFHFLYILSIPTDMKLLKHMSNWAVVGLAYCNLVYDWVKTAVMFGVINTVSRLDHLDPPQPPKCITMLYVFSETHFDRGINDWLCKYVYNYLGGKHDTVWDEAIATLCTFGITVLWLGPCQVVFIWAFFNCFGLNFELWTAKFVCMEPFASLEMAMSPAMSRRIRAVFNTFNFWTIVLYNVIALNSLEFTKLVAKRLLLKGFPITTITVFIVTYCLVQLIKERERRQALIDDPDPIPPPAPVPPPAPVPPLAPFPPPAPTTVTSTAPIQPVVDPSKEKAE from the exons ATGACCTTCGACAAGTTCTACGCTCAGGTAAACACCATGACCTTCGACAAGTTCTACGCTCAGGTAAACATCATGACCTTCGACAAGTTCTACGCTCAGGTAAACACCATGACCTTCGACAAGTTCTACGCTCAGGTAAACATCATGACCTTCGACAAGTTCTACGCTCAGGTAAACACCATGACCTTCGACAAGTTCTACGCTCAGGTAAACACCATGACCTTCGACAAGTTCTACGCTCAGGTAAACATCATGACCTTCGACAAGTTCTACGCTCAGGTAAACACCATGACCTTCGACAAGTTCTACGCTCAGGTAAACATCATGACCTTCGACAAGTTCTACGCTCAGGTAAACACCATGACCTTCAACAAGTTCTACGCTCAGGTAAACATCATGACCTTCGACAAGTTCTACGCTCAG gCCAACAAGGCTGACCTGACCCGTAAGGAGGGGGCGATATGGAACATATCTCTGCAGGGACTTGTTCACCTGGGGGCTATATTAACAGTGGACATCCTCTTCCACTTCCTGTACATCCTGAGCATCCCCACGGACATGAAGCTGCTCAAACACATGTCtaactgggctgtag tTGGTCTGGCCTACTGTAACCTGGTGTATGACTGGGTGAAGACAGCAGTGATGTTTGGGGTGATCAACACTGTGTCTAGATTGGACCATCTGGACCCTCCTCAACCTCCTAAATGTATCACCATGCTCTATGTCTTCTCTGAGAC ACACTTTGACCGAGGAATAAATGACTGGCTGTGCAA GTATGTGTATAATTACCTGGGAGGGAAGCATGACACTGTGTGGGATGAGGCCATTGCTACACTGTGTACTTTTGGCATCACTGTCCTGTGGCTGGGACCCTGTCAGGTGGTGTTCATCTGGGCCTTCTTCAACTGCTTCGGACTCAACTTCGAGCTCTGGACCGCCAAGTTCGTCTGCATGGAACCCTTTGCTTCTCTAGAG atgGCAATGTCTCCTGCCATGTCTCGTAGGATCAGAGCTGTGTTCAACACCTTTAACTTCTGGACCATCGTCCTCTACAACGTCATCGCTCTCAACAGCCTGGAGTTCACTAAGCTGGTCGCCAAGAGACTGCTGCTCAAAG GCTtccccatcaccaccatcactgtCTTCATAGTGACCTATTGTCTGGTCCAGCTcatcaaggagagagagagaagacaggctctgaTCGATGACCCCGACCCCATCCCTCCCCCCGCCCCCGTCCCTCCCCCCGCTCCCGTCCCCCCCCTCGCCCCCTTCCCTCCCCCCGCCCCCACAACAGTCACGTCCACAGCCCCCATTCAACCGGTGGTGGACCCCAGCAAGGAGAAAGCAGAGTAG
- the hhatlb gene encoding hedgehog acyltransferase like, b isoform X1, which produces MGIKAALPRYELYFYNTVVYLGLLWAASWIFDVSSSNANRKTFKSSVTPGWYYFGRRMDTADFEWVMWFSTFRDHILFALSGHVIFAKICSMLAPQHRSLMYLCYGTLAVLVTMGWTYTTLILSHCVLLYSISLVKLRWLCFLAGLTTLSTFKMEPFISWQAGFVTGDFELRSVLFYGGCGFTIMRCMSFALENCEKKEGNYSILELLKYNFYLPFFYFGPIMTFDKFYAQANKADLTRKEGAIWNISLQGLVHLGAILTVDILFHFLYILSIPTDMKLLKHMSNWAVVGLAYCNLVYDWVKTAVMFGVINTVSRLDHLDPPQPPKCITMLYVFSETHFDRGINDWLCKYVYNYLGGKHDTVWDEAIATLCTFGITVLWLGPCQVVFIWAFFNCFGLNFELWTAKFVCMEPFASLEMAMSPAMSRRIRAVFNTFNFWTIVLYNVIALNSLEFTKLVAKRLLLKGFPITTITVFIVTYCLVQLIKERERRQALIDDPDPIPPPAPVPPPAPVPPLAPFPPPAPTTVTSTAPIQPVVDPSKEKAE; this is translated from the exons CAAATGCAAACAGAAAGACGTTCAAGTCCAGCGTGACACCAGGATGGTACTACTTCGGGAGGAGGATG GATACGGCTGACTTTGAGTGGGTGATGTGGTTTTCTACATTCCGGGACCACATCCTCTTCGCCCTGTCTGGTCATGTGATCTTCGCTAAGATCTGCTCCATGCTGGCTCCACAG CATAGGAGCCTGATGTACCTGTGTTATGGTACCCTGGCGGTGCTGGTCACTATGGGTTGGACCTACACCACTCTGATCCTGTCCCACTGTGTACTGCTCTACAGTATCTCTCTGGTTAAACTGCGCTGGCTCTGCTTCCTAGCTGGACTCACCACCCTGTCCACATTCAAGATGGAACCATTCATATCCTGGCAG gcTGGTTTTGTGACGGGGGATTTTGAGCTGCGTTCCGTCCTGTTCTACGGCGGTTGTGGGTTCACCATCATGCGCTGTATGAGTTTTGCTCTGGAGAACTGTGAGAAGAAGGAAGGAAACTACAGCATCCTGGAACTCCTCAAGTACAACTTCTACCTACCCTTCTTCTACTTTGGCCCCATCATGACCTTCGACAAGTTCTACGCTCAG gCCAACAAGGCTGACCTGACCCGTAAGGAGGGGGCGATATGGAACATATCTCTGCAGGGACTTGTTCACCTGGGGGCTATATTAACAGTGGACATCCTCTTCCACTTCCTGTACATCCTGAGCATCCCCACGGACATGAAGCTGCTCAAACACATGTCtaactgggctgtag tTGGTCTGGCCTACTGTAACCTGGTGTATGACTGGGTGAAGACAGCAGTGATGTTTGGGGTGATCAACACTGTGTCTAGATTGGACCATCTGGACCCTCCTCAACCTCCTAAATGTATCACCATGCTCTATGTCTTCTCTGAGAC ACACTTTGACCGAGGAATAAATGACTGGCTGTGCAA GTATGTGTATAATTACCTGGGAGGGAAGCATGACACTGTGTGGGATGAGGCCATTGCTACACTGTGTACTTTTGGCATCACTGTCCTGTGGCTGGGACCCTGTCAGGTGGTGTTCATCTGGGCCTTCTTCAACTGCTTCGGACTCAACTTCGAGCTCTGGACCGCCAAGTTCGTCTGCATGGAACCCTTTGCTTCTCTAGAG atgGCAATGTCTCCTGCCATGTCTCGTAGGATCAGAGCTGTGTTCAACACCTTTAACTTCTGGACCATCGTCCTCTACAACGTCATCGCTCTCAACAGCCTGGAGTTCACTAAGCTGGTCGCCAAGAGACTGCTGCTCAAAG GCTtccccatcaccaccatcactgtCTTCATAGTGACCTATTGTCTGGTCCAGCTcatcaaggagagagagagaagacaggctctgaTCGATGACCCCGACCCCATCCCTCCCCCCGCCCCCGTCCCTCCCCCCGCTCCCGTCCCCCCCCTCGCCCCCTTCCCTCCCCCCGCCCCCACAACAGTCACGTCCACAGCCCCCATTCAACCGGTGGTGGACCCCAGCAAGGAGAAAGCAGAGTAG